ATTTAGCAATAATAGGTCGAACCGCCCCAACTGGTAAAATTGTTGGGCTCTGATAACCACGAGCCATCTGCTCTTTAGTATGAGTAaggggagtctgaactcctcccccggcctgagaaatgGTTGGTTCTATAGGAAACACACCGGCTTGAGCCATACTCTCTATCAAGTCAACTATGTAGACTAAGGTGTCCTAAAGCactagggtagcaatgaacccctctgggaccggAGTTGGTCCTACTAGCTCGGTCGGAACTGGGATCTTATCATCTTGCTCTATTTGAGGCTCCAGGCTTAGCTCTGCCTCTACCTCTGGCTCTACCACGTGGTAGTAGCTGTAATCTGGAGCGCCAACTCATGATCAGCTGCAGATGACATacacgtcctcaccatctgtgatagAATAAGAGAAGAATGATTCAGATTTCTGATAGAACAAAGCTGCAtaatagagaaagaaagaaagtgaAGTTTCCTAAAGCATTATaacctctagaagataagtacatatgTCTCTATAcagatccacaagactctactaagcttgctcatgactcgtgagacctatacaACCTAGGGCtcagataccaacttgtcacgacccaaaatcccaactaTGGGGTTGTGATAGCGCCTATCATCCGCTTTATAGGCAAGCCAATATTAGCTAAAAAATTAAGCAgtttaacaatttgaaaacacaataataataaattaaagtGAAATATCCTGAAATGTATAATAATTTGAAACTATCTCTATCTGTACTAATCCCAGAAACTGGTACCACAAGTACATGAGCTGCTAGAAATCTACATATAAAGTCTGAAATGAAATACAAAATTGTCTGATACAAAGTAAACAacaataaagataggaaggagactTCAGGATCTGCAAACTCCGTGTAGCACTATCTCAAGTCTCCTAGGAGGAAGAGTCCGAGCAATCACCATTGTACGTTGCTGGGACAAACAATGGGATCTACAAAAGAAGtgcataagtgtagtatgagtacaatcgaccccatgtactcagtaagtattgATCCAAACTTCGACGAAGTAGTGGCAAGACTATGACAAAACACTCACTATAAACTTGTACGAGTAATATGTATAGAAGCAATAACGAGATAGATAAATGACTAACTACATAATAAATGGAACAAGAAAGTAAATGACAGAGTGACCCAGAATATCATTAATTCACAACCTTACAACACAACATGGTAGTGGAAACTAACAACCAAGAATAACCATAATACATTCTCCATGTTATGGTGCGCAATCCGATTCACATATCTATACCAATAACATTGACGTGCAACCtgatcctctctctctctctctctctcacacacacacatacacacacacacacacatacacacacacacaaatatatatatatatatatatatatatatatatatataacaaataaCAACTATGACATCTCTTACAACGTAACATAAAAATTGAACCAAAGCATATAAATTCTCCAAGAAAATTCAATAAAACATGGTAAAGTGAAATCGGAAGCAATTAAAAAGACATGAGACACATAAAAGCATCTATTTAATAACATGTAAGAGCATATAACAAGTAAAGGCGAAAAAATAACTAAAGGCATGAATAAATAGAAGCATGTAGCAAATGGAGACATGTAACAAATGAAGGCATGTATTTAACAAGTGAAGACATAAAGCATGTAACAAGTAAATATATGGAATAAATAAAGACATGATATAACTAAAGATATGCAATTAAGTAGTACACCACACATGCTTAAACCCACAACAAcgcatatacactcgtcaccttgcatataagTTGTCCCCACACATAAATTACATAGAAAATAGACCAATTaagtcctaattccctcaaatcaaggttaaaaACAATACTTACATCTTTTCAGAACAAAGTCAACAATCCAACGTGACTTATCCTttagaacaagcctccaaacTATCCCCAATCTGTCAATTATTGTTCGAACAAGTTAAAACAAACTTTAGAAACTATACTGTTACAATAAAGGTTCAATTTTTAACATAattaaaaaagtcaacaaaaggtCAACCCGAGCCCACATGGTTATTCGAAATTAAGACCAAATCCTAATTATTGATTTATCCCCGAGTCCGAATATATGATTtatttcgaaatccgacctcaattttaTGTCTAAATCTTATTTTTACAACATCCTTAAATTCTATCCAAAACTCCAATTTCTAATCTATGAAATCCTAGATTTGAtgatgaaattcatgaaaaaataatcaaaattggATGAAAACAAGTTAAGATTACTAACCTTTGAAGTTGGGAAGAAATCGCTCTCCAAAAATCGCGTCTATGGAGTTTAAACTTCAAAAACAATGAAAAATGAGCTAAGTCCTGAAATCCCCACATTTTATCCAGCTGCAGGTATCGCAAATTGCAAAgccttcttcgcaattgcgatgtacGCAAATGTGAACAGTTGGTCACCATTCGATCCAGCCACTAAGCCACAgatgttgcaaatgcgacaaaGCCATCGTAAATGCGAAGGCCCCCTTTTCCGACAAATCAATCTcaactttgcaattgcgaagttgTCCTCAATTACCAGCGTCGCAAATGCAACACACACGCCGCAAATGCGATACCCCAGCTTGCAAATGTGACTGACACTTCACAAATGCAGAGGTCCCAGCCCCCTTCCAGTCATTGCAAATGCGAGCCTAACTTGGCAAAAGCGAAGCTTGCATTTGCGAACAGGTCATCGTAAATGCTAGACTTGTAGGCCATGCACACCAGTAGTTGCCTTCGGCTGCCAAAACCATCCGaagctcacccgagcccctcaggCTCCAATCCGAACATCTATACAAGTGTAATATCATTATACAAACTCACTCAGgaactcaaatcatcaaaatgatatcaaaatcaagaATCGACCATTAAAATTCAAGATTTTCAAGTTCAAACTCATTTTTTCCAACTTTCCACATAACGCGCTGAAATGGCATTAGGTCACCCGgaaccccaaccaaacatgcgtacaagtccaaaattattataCAAACCTACCGAAATTGTGAAATTATTGATCCGAGGTTGCTTATCAAAATATTGAGCGTGGTCAACTCTAGTCATTTttaaagtcaaaaatcacattttctttaaaatttcacaTATAAACTATTTGAAAATCGATATGGGCCACGCACCCAAGTCATAAATCATCAAATTAAGCTATGAAAAGTGTCAAAACACAAATATGAGAGTTAATACTCAAAATGACATATAGGGTCGTTACAATAAAATAGgggttgcactcttttttccttagcaAAATTTTGTCTCACTAAATTTTTCTTCCAAGATTTTCAGTGAGATAGTTACCAATATGTATTactagatatgtgtactcttttttatTGACGAAAATTTTTCTCCCACTGAATTTTTTTCTTAATATGAGCCGAGAATCTAACgaaggggtaaggtctgcgtacatattaccttccccagaccacactttgtgggattttactggatcGTTATTGCTGTTATTGTTGAATTTTTTCTTAATAAGTTGTTAATGAGCCACATAATCTATCAAAGCATGAAAATCCAAGGGGAAGTATTATGAAATAATAGTGTCGATGTCTATTTGCATCGTCTACTCTATGAATATAATACTCGCtactattttattttatgtctATAAGTCGCACTACTTTATTACTTATGTTTGTAATTTTTACTACTTATTCATGATCTCAATGTTTAACATCATATTCATGACATTCATTTGTATTACCTCAATAAAATCCTGCAAATAAAGAATTTGGACATCATATTATATATACTTGAAAACATAGgggagaaataaagaaaaaagctCTCATTGTTTATCTCTATATTTCTTGCTTTcgtatttaatattattatttttgagcttaATTTCTTAACATGATTGAAGGAAAAATTAGCAATTCTTGGAACAAATTTTTAGCAAAAGAACGTGTAAAAGGGATGGGAGAAAGTAATGATTATGAGTTCGGAGAAATCAGAATCAATGGGATATTTTATCTAAAATGAAATTTATCCATGAATTTTGAGTTCccgaagcaaaaaaaaaaaggaccaACAGATAAATGGCTGCGTGGCAGGCACCTGGCAGCTGACCCTTATACAAGCCCAAAACACAGACAAAAAAAATGGAGAAAGAGTGagaatattatagggaaaaatggGCGCCTTGAAAGCAGTGGCTGTCATCTCTGGTAACAATAGCGTCAAAGGCTCCTTACAGTTCATCCAACAACCCAACGGTAAATCCCCATTTTTGTCCCCCATATCTTTTTATTATGCGTATCAAtgatgtttcttcttcttctctgttGTTGTAATCATGGATTTGGGTATCCAATACAGGCTCTACCCATGTGAGAGGAAGAATAACTGGTCTCGCTCCAGGTCTTCACGGTTTCCATATTCATGCTTTGGGCGATACTACCAATGGCTGCAATTCCACTGGTCAAAAGCTACCTCCTTTGCTCTACTTCTTTTGTTCTGCTttctcctccccccccccctcccctctTTGTGTAGTTCAAGATGCTTGCTTTTTCTTGTAATACTTCAAGATTCTTTTGGGGGTTTCTGTTTAGCTGTAAAGCCACTGTTGCTATTGTTATTTGATGGTGCAATTTCTTTTTGGGGTTGGGGGAGATTGACTTCTGTACTGTTTTATGTACTGATAGTGTAATAATACAATTAGTATAATTTAAACTATTATAACAGGTTGCTACCAATTAATTAAAGATTACCCTTCAATGCTGTTACAGAGAGTTACCTGCAATTAAATTTTGTATTACCTGATTGTGTAAAATACTTTTTACATCGTCAATGCACACAACTTAAAACTCGTTAGTGTTTAGGACCTCATTTTAATCCACTTAAGAAGGATCATGGAGCTCCCACTGATGATGTGCGTCATGCGGGCGATTTAGGCAACATTGTTGCTGGTcctaatggttagttttattattGTTCATGCACAATTCATATTTTTCAATTTCCAAGTTGAGCTCTAATTAGATTGTCCCTTGAGAGATTTATGatttttttgctcttttttttttcactcaAGGGGTGGCCGAGATATCAATTTCAGATATGCTGGTACTACTATTGgatttttttgaagttttgtaGTTAGCTGAAATATTGCCTGACAATACTAATGCCAACTTTTCTTTTCTGTAATTAGATTCCGCTTAGTGGAGTACACTCCATCTTGGGGAGGGCAGTAGTTGTGCATGCTGATCCTGATGATCTGGGAAGAGGTATGGTTCTTGGTCCAACATATTTTATGTTTTTCGAGTAATGTATGATGGAAGTCCATTCAAGATGTTGCACAGAGTCCATTACAATTTTCCTTTCAGCTTGCTGTATAAGCTGCTTTGCAGAACTTATGCACCCTTTATTGTGGTTTCAAGATAATGTACAGTACAATACCACGGTGATAATTCTTGATGTTCTGTTTTATGGGAATTCAGTTGAGGTTTTGTGCAAAATTGTAATATTGACATCTTAATCAAGTAAACTATCTTCAAGTAAGGATTAAGTAGCTTGTTTGAGGCAAAGCTTGTTATTTCTTCTTCCGTAAAGATTTATTTCATAGCACACAATATGTTGTTCGGGCAAAGCACCAACTTCTGTTGTCTGCTGCTTTTCTTCAATTAGATGTGATGGATTGTGACCATTAATCATATCGTTCTCGTGCAACAAGCAGACTACGAACAACCCCTTCCCCCTTGAGGATGTTTTTAGACTGTTGTACGCCCTATCATCTATGAGGTCTCTTCATTTGGTTCCTAATATCATTTTTGAAACCTGGTCTACTATTCATTTCTCTTGAGGTTAAATGCACCATCTAAAGCCATTGttcatgctttctatgtgtttaGCATAAAAATCAAAGTATTTTGAAGTATGTCTTTCTCTCTGAGTCTAGATCTGGCTAATTATTGCAACTCTTCATCAGGTGGACATGAACTTAGTAAGTCAACTGGGAATGCCGGTGCAAGAGTTGGCTGTGGTAATTACATTTTCTCTCTATTCCTTGAGATTACGGTAATATCTGCGTACTGGTGGTTGTTAAATTTGTCTCCTGTGTTGAGCTAGAGACATAAATACAGCATGTTATTAGCTCAAGTTAAATCTAAGGGATTATGTGATGAAAAGATAGACCAACTTTAAATAGAACAAGCCTACTAAAATGACTTAAGGGTGATACTGATTTTCAAGCTAATTAATTAGTCCTTCTAAATTGTACGGCTCGATATgaacttgaacctaaattgctgTATTCTCCAACAAAGAGCCTTAGCTTGATGTCTAGTGCCAACTTTTTAGGTCCAGCTAATGACTGCTGCTTATACTTGAAGTTCCAACTTGCTACATCGATGGAGAAGTTTACATTTTTTCTGAAATTGCAGATCTATACAACAACgacgacccagtaaaatcccacaaagtgggatttggggagggtagtgtgtacgcagaccttacccctacaccgatagggcagagagactgtttccgatagaccctcggctcaggaagatGGAAATAAAACAAGAAGAGACAATTCATTAGTATCGCCAACATAAACCATAGAAATAGTAACAACATCATGAAAACTATAAAATAGATGACATGCAATAACAATAACCAGCAAATAAGATCCGGAGCTATGAAAAACATTGCAAATCTATGTTTGTCCTTATTTAGGATTTTCCCTTTTTGTTTCTCTGTGGCACTGATGTCTGTTGCACCTGTCTTCTGCAGGCGTTATTGGGCTTCAGTCATCTGTTTAGTACTTGTGTTACTCACTTCATCATGTTGCTCCTGTCAAAGTACTCGTTGTAGCTATACTTAACTTTCAGACATTCTTTACCTTTGTATATTATCTTCAGAAATTGGCATCAGTATCAGTTTATCATTAGGGCTGTAAACATAGAAACTGCATGCCTA
This sequence is a window from Nicotiana sylvestris chromosome 3, ASM39365v2, whole genome shotgun sequence. Protein-coding genes within it:
- the LOC104223577 gene encoding superoxide dismutase [Cu-Zn] 2 isoform X2, which codes for MGALKAVAVISGNNSVKGSLQFIQQPNGSTHVRGRITGLAPGLHGFHIHALGDTTNGCNSTGPHFNPLKKDHGAPTDDVRHAGDLGNIVAGPNGVAEISISDMLIPLSGVHSILGRAVVVHADPDDLGRGGHELSKSTGNAGARVGCGVIGLQSSV
- the LOC104223577 gene encoding superoxide dismutase [Cu-Zn] 2 isoform X1, with product MGALKAVAVISGNNSVKGSLQFIQQPNGSTHVRGRITGLAPGLHGFHIHALGDTTNGCNSTGPHFNPLKKDHGAPTDDVRHAGDLGNIVAGPNGVAEISISDMLIPLSGVHSILGRAVVVHADPDDLGRGGHELSKSTGNAGARVGCDQRNGAILFPLWGSFEIHSKGKHEGAIVGTCLLTSAS